One Brachyspira suanatina DNA segment encodes these proteins:
- a CDS encoding TenA family protein: protein MKFSEIVWKRNEDLYNKIINTNFNKELMDGSLDKNKFSYYIEQDSLYLKYYSKALAIISSKIHNVDYALVFLKSSINSYIVEEEIVHKYFRDTFKFENTNKITTANLGYTSFLINTAHTEAFETAASSILPCFWIYNELGKYIKANAEVENNPYRKWIDTYADEEFSKATEYMIKILDNLYDNASLAVKEKMIAVFDIAFIWEYKFWNDAYDLDDFHNV, encoded by the coding sequence ATGAAATTTTCAGAAATAGTGTGGAAAAGAAATGAAGATCTATATAATAAAATAATTAATACAAATTTCAATAAAGAGCTTATGGATGGAAGTTTAGATAAAAATAAATTTTCATACTATATAGAACAAGACAGTTTATATTTGAAATACTATTCTAAAGCTTTAGCTATAATTTCTTCAAAAATACATAATGTGGATTATGCATTAGTTTTTTTGAAATCATCTATCAACTCTTATATAGTAGAAGAAGAAATTGTGCATAAATACTTTAGAGATACTTTTAAATTTGAAAATACAAATAAAATTACAACTGCTAATTTAGGGTATACAAGTTTTCTTATTAATACTGCTCATACTGAAGCTTTTGAAACTGCCGCTTCATCTATACTGCCTTGTTTTTGGATATATAATGAATTGGGCAAATACATAAAAGCGAATGCAGAAGTTGAAAATAATCCGTATAGAAAATGGATTGATACTTATGCTGATGAGGAATTCTCTAAGGCAACAGAATATATGATTAAAATTCTAGATAATTTATACGATAATGCTTCTTTAGCTGTAAAAGAAAAAATGATAGCTGTTTTTGATATAGCATTTATTTGGGAATATAAATTTTGGAATGATGCTTATGATTTAGATGATTTCCATAATGTATAA
- a CDS encoding rhodanese-like domain-containing protein: MSNTLTLIIGLILTFIILSAARKIIFNIRSKGKFKNINLNDAVSIYKNNKDIGLIDVRSYMEVQQSGYIKNSINIPLDDSKFNEKMSKLDKNKEYIVYCASGSRSGAACMRMYKLGFTNINNLTHAGYFQLSSSLK; encoded by the coding sequence ATGAGTAATACATTAACTTTAATAATTGGTCTTATATTAACTTTTATAATATTAAGCGCAGCAAGAAAAATTATATTCAATATAAGAAGTAAAGGAAAATTTAAAAACATAAATCTAAATGATGCTGTCTCAATTTATAAAAACAATAAAGATATAGGTTTAATAGATGTAAGAAGCTATATGGAAGTTCAGCAAAGCGGATACATAAAAAACAGTATAAATATTCCTTTAGACGATTCTAAATTCAATGAAAAAATGTCAAAATTAGATAAAAATAAAGAGTATATAGTTTATTGTGCAAGCGGAAGCCGTTCAGGTGCAGCTTGTATGCGTATGTATAAATTGGGATTTACTAATATCAATAATCTTACTCATGCTGGATATTTTCAGCTTTCATCAAGTTTAAAATAA
- a CDS encoding peptide ABC transporter substrate-binding protein: MTSKQTFIILLILFAFFISCKKQTKNIKDEINVNLGYELNTIDPALNDETYGYIYINHAFEGLLNKDINGNIVGGVSDKWEISDDSLTYTFHLRDDAKWSDGKKVTADDFVYSYRRAVDPKTASPISYLMEYIKNAKDIIRGKQSVENLGVNAIDENTLTIELEAPTLYFTDILASGGVYMPVRKDIIEKYGDDWTWNPETYIGNGAYKMVERKPDELLAFEINTNYWNYTNQVAKKINFVLIADEYISLNAVRTGDVDFSINAPPIGEIENLINDNLMAVSDIIGVYYLDLNNKDKTLSDKRVRKALSLAIDRNYIVSNIGYGKLIPAEAFVPPVVKGLEKSFREESSNYIIANNYSNNVEEAKKLLAEAGYPNGENFPILEVKVSSGFYTTVLEAIQQMWKNTLNIDVMVRTEESKITLPFRESGNYQMARTSWTGDYNDPITMLQIMTSYSDINYGGFSNARYDSLIEFATTATNAQKRMEALKEAESILFDEVPIIPFIYRTDFLIVNPKLKNYVDEPLGRYKFNYAYLEE, translated from the coding sequence ATGACTTCAAAACAAACATTTATTATTCTATTAATTTTATTTGCATTTTTTATATCTTGCAAAAAACAAACAAAAAATATCAAAGACGAAATCAATGTAAATCTCGGCTATGAACTTAATACTATAGACCCGGCTTTGAATGATGAAACTTACGGATATATTTATATTAATCATGCATTTGAAGGACTTCTTAATAAGGATATAAACGGAAATATTGTAGGAGGCGTTTCTGACAAATGGGAGATAAGCGATGACAGCCTTACATATACATTTCATTTAAGAGATGATGCCAAATGGAGCGACGGTAAAAAAGTTACAGCCGATGATTTTGTATATTCCTATAGAAGAGCTGTTGATCCGAAAACTGCATCACCTATAAGTTATTTAATGGAATATATAAAAAATGCAAAAGATATAATAAGAGGGAAACAGTCCGTAGAAAATCTAGGAGTAAATGCAATAGATGAAAATACTCTTACAATAGAACTTGAAGCACCTACACTATACTTTACAGATATACTAGCTTCCGGAGGAGTTTATATGCCTGTAAGAAAGGATATAATAGAAAAATACGGTGATGATTGGACTTGGAATCCTGAAACTTATATAGGAAACGGAGCATACAAAATGGTAGAAAGAAAACCTGATGAACTGCTTGCTTTTGAAATAAATACTAATTATTGGAATTATACTAATCAAGTAGCTAAAAAAATTAATTTTGTTTTGATAGCTGATGAATATATTTCACTTAATGCCGTAAGAACAGGAGATGTTGATTTTTCTATAAATGCCCCTCCTATTGGTGAAATAGAAAATTTAATAAATGATAATTTAATGGCTGTAAGTGATATTATAGGAGTTTATTATTTGGATTTAAATAATAAAGATAAAACATTGTCTGATAAAAGAGTAAGAAAAGCATTATCTCTTGCAATAGATAGAAACTACATAGTATCAAATATAGGATACGGTAAATTAATACCAGCAGAAGCATTTGTCCCTCCTGTTGTAAAAGGACTTGAAAAATCCTTCAGAGAGGAAAGCAGTAATTATATCATAGCAAACAATTATAGTAATAATGTAGAAGAAGCAAAAAAATTATTAGCCGAAGCAGGATATCCTAATGGAGAAAATTTTCCAATTTTAGAAGTAAAAGTATCATCTGGATTTTATACTACTGTTTTGGAAGCAATTCAGCAAATGTGGAAAAATACTCTTAATATAGATGTAATGGTTAGAACAGAAGAATCAAAAATTACTTTGCCTTTCAGAGAATCCGGAAATTATCAAATGGCTAGAACAAGCTGGACTGGTGATTATAATGATCCTATTACAATGCTTCAAATTATGACTAGCTATAGTGATATAAATTACGGAGGATTTTCAAATGCAAGATATGATTCTTTGATAGAGTTTGCCACTACTGCCACAAATGCACAAAAAAGAATGGAAGCTTTGAAAGAAGCTGAATCAATTCTTTTTGATGAAGTTCCTATTATACCATTTATATATAGAACTGATTTTTTGATAGTTAATCCTAAACTTAAAAATTATGTTGATGAGCCTTTGGGAAGATATAAATTCAACTATGCTTATTTAGAAGAATGA